The genomic DNA ctttaatatatcttacaatctcgatttatatttcaacaataattcatctctttcatatatcttacaatatcgatctatatttcaacacaaCAGTACTCCAAGAATTACGTACTCTCTCAATGTTTTGCAGTGTAAACTATTCAATATTGCCACATAAAGCTCGTCAACTTTTCCCACTAGAACAAGTAAATCAATGTTTCGTTGGCGTAATGGTAACGCGTCTCCCTCCTAAGGAGAAGATTGCGGGTTCGAGTCCCGTACGAAAcgtatttttttttcagatcaTCTACAAGAAGCACTTGATCTCGACGGTATGTATCCTTCAGGTTGTATAAAACATATAAATTATGGCCTTAACATGACCTACTTAAACCGCACTTCTACTAAAGTGCAATGGCTTTCTTGGCATGTTTATCCAATAATCAAGTTGGCTTCTACCAGCGATGTCTAAATGCAATCGGAGCAGAATTCCAAGAGAATACATAAATAACGTAGGGTATAGACAGAACACCGTGCAATACCTGAACTGCACACTAGGACAAAGGAATTTGCTTTTTATATGCTTTTATCGCCCGTCATAGTATTCAGCATTCCTAGAAATCACATATCTTGTGACGTGCGTGTGTTCTTGATTGCGTTCACATAGACGCCGGCGTGAATTCTAGAGGGAAGATTTAAtactatttggaaagaaggTTTTCTTCGAAGTTatcgatagtaacttggttagacattgatgattatattatgatattcaattatagagatataaAAGTCCATCATTCTCTacatgaattgagataaaactaattgaacttggattaacatctgggaaatacgtcagtatttatacctaacattttgcacctattgaaccataagagaggacgacgagtgaagaattttcataGTCATCACAcccatttctagtcccatagaatccatagtacaactgttatttcgtgttcattccatatactccttcgtagtcagattcctgaattgtaaacgtctcgcgatagattatcatccgatatctttccggtatcgattgatattctgttagggcttcatctgcCTTCGTTCATTTTGTTgtacagaccaattgtcttgtttctgatttttataattcatctctttcatatatcttacaacatcgatctatatttcaacaaatacCTTCTTCGGATGGAGCTGGCGGTGCTTGCTGGCTCCTATCTTAGCAGAACAACATCGGTATAGATCACAAAGGAAGGAAATATAACTACATGCAGATTACTCGCACCGGGTTCATTCGAAAAACACCGCCTGTGACAAGGTAGCCGACAACTCTTGTGAAACATTCATTGTTGTTTAAATGGCATTCTATGTTTTGTATAGTGTCCTCTTAAGGTGCTATCTACTATCGCCACTACTGTTATGCGCTTCGCTGACTGAAACTCTTGTAAGTGTCACCTCACGGCCTGTCAACATTGTGAGAGTTCAGCGGCTACAAAGCAAACTTGTTTTGATCTCAAGCTCCTATGGGTACCCTACTGACAAGGTTAATTTTTGCGTCTAATCCTCTTCGTTACTTTTAGAGCCCTTTGTAGCACATCCAAATTATCGTCGATCGACTTTGGGCGATATTAATTTTCGTTTTCCTATAAGCTGTTACTATGCTGTTATTATGCTATTATTATGCTATTATTATGATACTAAGTATACATAAGTGTGATTATCAGTACTTTGCTTTACTTGTGCTCATGCTTATGAATAAAATGCGAGTAGTCTTCATTTGCGATTCTCTCTCTTCGCTCAAGTATACTAGTAGATCTTTCAGGGTTATTCCATTCTCTTGTGTATGCTTTAATTGGTGTATCAATATGTCTGGTATCATCTGCCGCGGTGGAATCTGTCAGAAATGTTTCTGTCTCGATCATGGGCGGTCTGGGACGATTGAATGTATCGCGTGATGCATATTCCTTCAGGTGATATGATGGGAGAGTGTCTGTAGAATCTGTGTTGAAAAGTTCCCTTGAGCAAGCACTCTCTTTTGGATTGAACACTGAGTAGCTAGGTTTCTCGTTTCGGTCGAAAGTAGTATTGATAGCTGACACCATTTTAAGTGGTTCGCTCTTAACTCCAAAATCCTCTGAGGCTTTCTCTTCAAGCCCATCAGTATCATAATTGTCGGAAGCCGTACTGCTTATACGGCTGTTCTTATTTTGATCTTGGTGGTCGAGTAGGGCGATTGATGAGTCTTTAAATGCATTTGTTATCGAAACTGGAGCTGCTTTTCTTTCCAGGTCTTCCGTAGGAAAGAAAGATGTCGTGCTTGTCATTTGAATACCGTTTGCATAGGGTCCGTTGCCTTTGCGCTTAATTTTCCTTTGCTTTTCAACAATAGCATCCACTCTCTGGCGAATTGTTACACAAACGAACTCCCTCAAACCATTGTATTTGTGTTCATTGATTAGTTTATAATAaacaaatattgaaaaaagcaTTGCAAAAGCTAGTTTGGTAATGAAAATTAACCAAACGATGAACGAGAATAACATAAATGAAAGAACAACTGCTTCTTCGTGATTGGTTTTTGCTATTATctttatcttcattattaGCCCATTGAATGTTTCTAAATTGCCCAGATCAGTGCTTGAATTCACCGTAACTAATACTGACCATAAGGTCAAACCATTAATCACTTGCCTAGGTGTATCTGTGAACAGTAACTTGAAACAGTCCTTCAGTTCAAAAAACgtgaaaaatgcaattctttgataaaatcCTTTTGGTGTAATTCTATCGAGCACACAAAATATCGAGTAATTCGACAGTGAATACATTGTCTTGgcaaaattgttgatatagACTAGAGAAATGTTTCTCGAACGATATATTCGTATGCCTAGAAAACTGTCCCATAATGCAAGTATGATATAGGCCAGTATGCAACCGCTGAAGAGCCATTTAGATATATGGAAAGGCAGGTAAGgtttgatgatattattgGACCATGAATTAAATGCTAGTAGCTTGATACAGGTATAGATATCAGCAACAAGGAGtgcaaatttcaatattgtcAATCCCcaagtcaaaaaaatatagtTAAAAAGTGTGCCAAATCTATAATTTCGAAATAAGGCAACATCCAACTCATCGAAAGTCTTCGCGTTGATCGAGTAGTTCCAATCACTACTAAATAAAAACATCACACTGGTCCGCGTCCATATACATATGGATAAATTTGCCCTCCGAGTACGCCTTTCTCTCAACCTCTTTTGAATGGATCTCAGAAACTCCAAGAAAATATCTATAATTTTATAAAGCACCGTTACAATAAATCAAACATCATCGCTATCTGAAACACAGATCTGAGTTCCATTTCTACCTAATCCTGTATCTTTTCGAGTTTCAGAAACAATCTAGAACGCGAATAcgccaaatttttcaataccCGTTACAGAAAAGTATGCGTCAAAAAAGTAATAATAGAAATATGGCGATAAATGCAATCTAAGAACGTTCGCTTATAGAAAGTTACTATGTTAACTAACTTCTTGTAGAGCTGATGACCATGTTTCTTATCTCATACATGTAATTGTTGTGCTTATGCGCTTTGTCTCGCTCCTTTAACGTAATCTTCTCAGGATCTTTGTCCCCGATTATGAACCAACCACTGACCTTTCTGTTCCACCTGTTTTCTTCATGACAGAATTTCTCCAAGAGTTTTGAATTTAGCTGAAACGTAGAATTGATGCTGTTTGGTTCTGCATCTCTGTTACTGGTGAGGCCTACGGAATGATATCGCGTGGTGCCTTGGGAGTTTGATCTTTCTTGTGAGGACGGCAGCAGCTGGCTCTGTGACCTGATAAATGGGGAAACGTGTTGCCTTGATTTCAGTGTACCATTCGGTGAAGCTTGGCCTGCTGGTAAAACATCAGCTATGCCAGCAAATGGATCTTCCTCTCCTTCGCTGCCGTGCACGCTAACCCAACGCAAgttatcttcatcaaacATCATTTTACCGACAATTTTACTGTTTGTGAAGCTTTTCTTCGgttgaagatttgatttctcaGTCTTGAACTTTGACTCGTTCGTATAATCGCCAGCTGAGGCGACGTCAATAGGTTGTGATTTTGTCTTGATGAGCAGCGGCTTTTTGTCAATGGATTCAAGTTTTCTAAAGCGGTCTAAAATTTGTTCATTCCCCTC from Zygotorulaspora mrakii chromosome 7, complete sequence includes the following:
- a CDS encoding uncharacterized protein (similar to Saccharomyces cerevisiae YJR054W and PRM6 (YML047C); ancestral locus Anc_1.495) — translated: MFLFSSDWNYSINAKTFDELDVALFRNYRFGTLFNYIFLTWGLTILKFALLVADIYTCIKLLAFNSWSNNIIKPYLPFHISKWLFSGCILAYIILALWDSFLGIRIYRSRNISLVYINNFAKTMYSLSNYSIFCVLDRITPKGFYQRIAFFTFFELKDCFKLLFTDTPRQVINGLTLWSVLVTVNSSTDLGNLETFNGLIMKIKIIAKTNHEEAVVLSFMLFSFIVWLIFITKLAFAMLFSIFVYYKLINEHKYNGLREFVCVTIRQRVDAIVEKQRKIKRKGNGPYANGIQMTSTTSFFPTEDLERKAAPVSITNAFKDSSIALLDHQDQNKNSRISSTASDNYDTDGLEEKASEDFGVKSEPLKMVSAINTTFDRNEKPSYSVFNPKESACSRELFNTDSTDTLPSYHLKEYASRDTFNRPRPPMIETETFLTDSTAADDTRHIDTPIKAYTREWNNPERSTSILERRERIANEDYSHFIHKHEHK